One Salmo salar chromosome ssa01, Ssal_v3.1, whole genome shotgun sequence DNA window includes the following coding sequences:
- the LOC106565641 gene encoding vasotocin-neurophysin VT 1, whose amino-acid sequence MPDCTSPLLCVLGLLALSSACYIQNCPRGGKRSFPDLQRPCMSCGPGNRGLCFGPSICCGEGMGCYVGSPETASCAEENYLQSPCQARGRVCGSEEGHCAAPGVCCDAESCLLDSDCLEDSKRQPPSEQNSSLMEGLAGDLLQWMLHATRRERPQ is encoded by the exons ATGCCAGATTGTACGAGTCCACTTCTGTGCGTCCTGGGgctcctcgctctctcctctgcGTGCTACATCCAGAACTGTCCGCGAGGCGGGAAGCGCTCTTTTCCTGATCTGCAAAGACCG TGCATGTCATGTGGCCCCGGAAACCGTGGCCTCTGCTTTGGCCCCAGTATCTGCTgtggggaggggatgggctgctACGTGGGCTCCCCAGAGACAGCTAGTTGTGCGGAGGAGAACTACCTGCAGTCCCCCTGCCAGGCAAGAGGAAGAGTGTGTGGGTCTGAGGAGGGACACTGTGCTGCACCTGGTGTGTGCTGTGATGCTG AGAGTTGTCTACTGGACTCAGACTGCCTAGAGGACAGTAAACGTCAGCCACCCAGCGAGCAGAACAGTTCCTTGATGGAAGGTTTGGCAGGAGATCTGCTGCAGTGGATGCTGCATGCCACCAGAAGGGAGAGACCTCAGTAA